CGATGATCTGCAAGAGACGAAGCGAATTAGGTTAAAAAGAATAATACACTCCAACTCCAACTCAAACCcgccattttcattttctctttcCGGTGCGTACCTGTTGTGTCGCATATGGCTGTTGACTAAATCGCTAGTAACCAATGCCGACAAAAGACTCAGTTCTCCGGCCATCACGGTGGCACAGATGATGCGGGCCAGTTGCTTCGAATTTTCAGCCGGATTCGTCGGATGGGAACCGCGCACACCCAGCAAATTGAGACAGGCGCCCTGGCCAGGCAGTCCGGTTCCGCCACCGAGCGTGCCTACCTCCAGCGAGGGCATCGTGCAGGTGATGTACAGATCCTCGCCCGTCTCACCACACGTTTCCATGTTGGTTGAACAGTTGCTGCTGGTAACGTTCTGGGCCGGATCCTGCCCGGTCGCGATGAAGATCGCAGTAACCATGTTGGCTGCGTGCGCATTATTGCCCCCTATGCTTCCGGCAACGGCCGATCCGGTCATGTTCTTCAGTTTGTTGCACTGCACGAGCGTACGAGCGTTCGTACGGAAGATCTGCGCTAGCTTGTCCGCCGGCACGATCGTTTCGCAAACGACGCGTTTGCCGCGCCCCTTGATCCAGTTGATGGCAGCTGACTTTTTGTCCGAGCAGTAGTTACCGCTGAGCGAAATGATGACCATCTCGGGAAAAACGGATTGTATTTCGCGCAAGGCCTTTTCCGTACCCTTCGAGAGCATGTTCATTCCCATCGCATCGCCGGTAAAAGCGCGGAaccgaatgtacagtaccggTCCGTCCATGGCGATGTACAAGTCCTGTAGGCGAGCGTACCGACTGGTCGAATCGAACGCTTTCTTGATGCGCTGGAAGTTGACGTCCGATTCCATCCATCGCTTGGCTTGTGCCGCTAGCAGCACATTCGGGAAGCGGACGCAAGGCGCACGGGTCATACCGATATCCTCGCAATAGCTCGTTACACCACAGACCGAAAGGGCCTTGCAGCCCCGGTTTGTGCTGGCCACGAGGGCACCCTCGGTGGTAGCCATCGGCACGAAGTACTTCTTGCCGTCAAGCAGCAGCGGCCCAGCGAATCCGACCGGTATCGGCACGTACCCTATCACGTTTTCGCAGCACGCATCCATTACCTTCGAGTAGTCATAGTTGAGATACGGCAGATCTTTCAGCAATCCAGAATTACATCCCGCATCCTTCAGCAGCATGCAGCGACGCAAGCGAACGCCGCGTTCCGCATCATCAATGATTTTCTCGATTTTATACAGCGGGCAAATGTTGCGACAACCGCGCACAATCATTTCCACCTCGCGGTCGGTCAACCGTTTGCCATGTCCATCGTACTGCAGTATCTGTACACACTCCTCCAATGGTCGCGGCTCCCGCTCGACCTCATCCTCCTCACTGTCGAACAGCTCCTCATCGTCGTCACTCGCCGGTGCGAGCATCTGCTCGCCTTCCGCATTCTGCTCGACCAGGGTATGCTTTCGCACCTTGCGCCCGAAACGGCCACCACCGATCAAACTCAACTCGCTCTGGGTGGCTTTTTCTTCCACCATCACGGTTTCGGCCAGGGTGAATGTAACGGGCGGTGTAGTCACCGGCGCTGCTCCTTGAATTTGTTGCCTTGTTTCGTTCAGTGCCACTGCAGCGGCTACTTCCTGCTCGTTAGCCACCGCGTGTATTAGATGATCCGAGAGGTGGTAACGATCGAACAGCAAGAATTTGGCACCGAGCGTGACGATGAGAATGTAGGTGAAGATTTGCTCTAAGCTGAATGACAGCAAACTGAAAGCGATTGAAGAAGACGGGTCGGGTTAAACTATGCATCATTTATACATTATATATTCAGAAATTAATGTCttgatttattaatttattttgatattTGCAACTTTTAAGAAGgacccaaaaaccaaaacatcgatggagacgcatggtgtttTTAAAAGTTGACACAGTTTCAATGAAAAATCTCTttacaaaagattcatgaatttttaaacattcacGAACGTCAActattttgtttctattcTCCTAAAATCAACTCGTCAATTCTCAATCCAAGAATATTTATGTTTGATGAAGAAGTTGTAGAAATAGATGAAAATGTCAAACTTTTTCGATACTTCGCGTGCGTCTCGGAAGGTGTTGTGAATGTTTTGAGATACACGTATCTTAATTATAGACATTCGGAACCAATCACTCCGTTTAAGGATCCATTCCGCAATCCGGATCTGAATTCGATTGTCCCAGCACTGGTTTTAGCTACTATCATTTCCTGCTTCGATAAAGGAATTTTAAACATCGCTTGTCGTATTGGACATAATTCGAGGGGGTGCCTATGACGATTTCGACTATTTCTCGGAGCAAGCGcacgaaatcaaacaaactttGGCCcgtgcacacaaacacatgtggCGCAATAAAAACTATGTCAAGATCGCCAGCTGACTCTGTTGTTGACAGTTCGGGAGATGATGGTGAACGGgtgtttgcaaaaaagaaaagcagcaAAATGCGCCACCAACATCGTGACAATAAATTAAACCCTCCCTCCCCGCTACCGGCAGCAAGAGAGGAAGGTGaattttgtaatttaattttttgcaacaaacttgATTGTGCGGAACAGCTGGAAAAAAAGCCAATGCAAAACTGAGACTACGTGCCAATGCggtaaaaacaaatttaacatAAGAATTGGGCCAGGCAAGAGATTGATGACATTGTTCTCATCGGTGCAAACAATCGTAGCAATCGTTGTCGTTCGTTTGGCTATTACTTACTGCATGATCATTTCGGACAGTTCGCTGGTGTCCGTCTTGTTCATTGCGGCCAGATGCTCATGGGCCCGTGACGCGATGATCTGTTCGGCCGCATCCGACTCCTTGTCCGAGGTGGGAAACCGGCTCAAGACGTGCACGACGAACAGCCCGCTGGACATAATCACCTTCACGCGCTGTACGACCGGGTTCGGTTTGCAGTCCTCCTGCAGGAGCATGTGCTTGATCAGTACCTCGCCGTTAAGCTGCTGCCCGTTTCGTCCGTTGTGCGTCAGCTCGAGTATCAGCGATAGACAGGCCGGGTAGAAGGTCATGAAGACGATGTAGTTGACCAGGGCGGAAAGCACGGCAAAGCCACTCAGCAGCTCCAGCCGCTGAACGCCGGAAAGTGTCCCCACGCCAATGACCAGCGCTTCGACGAGCGTGTCGAGCGACATCGCCGGCCCGAATACCTCCATGCCGCGCGCAATGTTCGTCGTCACTTCAGACTGGTTGGCACCGCACAGTGCCAGCTGAGCCAGTATGCCGGCCCGCGACAGGTCAatcagcagcagaaaaaggaACAGCGCGTCTCTGTAACGAATGGGAGGGAGAGTTGCGTTATTGAAGATTGATGAATCGAAAAACAGCAGCAGGTAAACACCAATTGTCAATTACACCGCGAACAAATCTTTCAATCAGGAGATCAAGCACTTCCGAGCAAACGTCTACGTCTATCCTCTGAACCGTTAATGTGAAGGGTAGTAAACTAACTTTCAACTAAACGTAGTTGTCCAAGTGTGATGTTTTTTGCTGCGCTTTCAAGATCACTCAAAAGTCATTGTGAGGAACCAAATGTCGGAACTGAACATTAATCGGTCAATCAACACGGTTGTGGAAGGAAATTATTGTCCAGTCCAGTACCATTGAACTATAAGATCCAAGCTACTGGTGAAGGTTATACGGGGTTTGAGATTTTTTCCGCACCGTAACCACACAGCTTAACCGCATTGATGTATTGAATATTTTTAGATGTTTGCCCTGGCCACAGCTATGCTATGCTACTTTAAACTATTCTGCACCATTGTAATAGGTGAATTCAGTTGCTCAATGTCAACTGCATCAATCAAGCTCCAAGTGCGTCAAGGTTTAATTCGATTAAAATCTTTCCTGCCGTGTACGGCGGCATGTGAATTCTCTGTTTAGAAGTACACAGCAAACTCTTTTTTCgtaacattcttttataagataattgtgatatttttcttttgttttcatgtCGTTAGTAGATGCCGGATATTTCTGGTAACAGGCACAGTAATTAACTTTTGATTCTAGCTATAAAAAAGCTCATTAATCGGTAGTTGAACTATGCTTCAGATAATTACTGTTAATAATATCTACGTCATTCGTTAAAACACtacgggaaaaaaaaacaatgaaatgtgTTTGCGTCTTTTATCTTCCAATACATTACAGCTACTCTTTACTTGTATTTTAACTACTATCTAATCATTTTGCTCCGATATATTTTTCCACACGAAACTCACACTTTCTTATGACTTTTTCTTTCCGGTCAGAACCACCGCGAAGCTGCCTACCACAGTTATCATCCTATCTTCAACGTCACGGAAAGACCCGAACCGGTGTGAATGAAGAAATCGTTTTACTTACTTTAGATCGGATATTTCACAACCGAGGATGTTCAgcacggtggtggtgaagATGAAGCTGGAGAACAGCGCGAAAAGGGCAGCAAGGCCTGAAAAAAAgaggaacaaacaaaaccacataTGTTAACGTGCGGAGTCTTCATTAGcgagagatttttttttttcatcctcgGCCGATAGTTTTGTAAAGAGCGACCGGAAGTGCTCGGTACAGTCTGTTAAATGGATGTAAATTTTTGGGTATTGAATATGAAAGGTTACCGTCACCGCCTGCTGGGCAGCTGCACGGGACAATAGATCGACGAACGCGAAGGACGCCTGGCAGACAAATGTTCCGTACCGCGTGTGCTTGACCGCTCCGTAAGTGTGTATGTTTGCTTGCTAATTTAACAACTGATGAAAAGTTGATGTTCCTGATGAGTACTTTGTCCGGACGGTAACGAGCATGCACGCGGTCGACATCACTAAAACTTCTATCGGTTGTGCTCGGGAGGGGCTTACCCTAAACGAACACCCATGAAATGATCGTGAAAAGCGTGATCAATTTCCGCTCCTTTCTCATCTCCCTTTTGCCGGCATACTGTCCCACGCCGGTGGTGATCGTTTCCAAATCTTCACAAATAACGATACACTGTCCGCCGAACCGTGGACCCGTTTGTGCAAGGTTGTTAAAACATTTAGTAAATGAACCCCGCGAAGATTTGCGCCTTTTTGGCAAATCAATCGACCGTTCAAGGTAAGCCGCCGCCTGTCCTCCACATCATCCCGCCGTGCCTCGCTTCTCTAGGCTGGTGCAGCTCGTCCGACCAAACCAATTCGAGCTGTTCGAGCACATGATCAACACGATCCGCGGTTAACGGTTTCCTAACCAACGAAATgcgaaaacagaaagaaaaagtgATCACGAACGGAGCGAACTAGATTGATTTTCACGGTCACATCATGGCCAAACAATCCCTGGCCTTCCCCATATGTGAGGTTGTGTGAGGGTTCGAGACCGGGCCGGAAACTTAAAGGTATAAACCATATCAACTCACAGCTTATTGTAgcaaccattttgtccgcaatACGTTATGTTCTGCAAAAGGTGTTATGTAAATGATTGCAAGCACCGTACCAcgatcttctttttttttgttcatccaTATTCAGCAGAAGCAAATTTATGGGCTCAGTTCGCGTGACATGTGTTCTGTTGGTAGCAAATAGGCGATGGACATAAGCCGTTAACTGTTTATCCAATACATCATCATCGAtcgtttgctattttttttttgcagttaaAAATATGCCACATTTGAGCTGGAAAATATTCCAAGTAGAAAGGAACAGTGCTTGTTGTTACATATTTGTTATACAGAGTTACAAAGTAACAGTAAAGTAATAAAGTAATGAATTTGCTTTGGACAACACTTAAACAGGTAGATCCCATTGAGTTTTGCATTAGATGATTTTAGCGTATTTTTACATTATATTTCCACCATTATATCACCATTTTCCATTATATATATTCTCAGTGAATAGTTGGGTAAAATTaccacttaaacttaaactTTAGCTGTATTGATCGTATCTGCTTAATTGACGAGGGAACGGCTGGGCCGTACATCTTACAAACTAATAATCTTATATCTGATTACCCCGGCAATAGATAGAAATTGTGTATTTTTCGGGATctccaaagtccaaagttATATAATTTTTCGACCAATATTCACTCGCAGGAAGATATGCTCTGCGTACGGAGAGATCAAAAGGGTGTCCTCTGCTGTTGAACTGCTTTCAAATGATCAAAACATTGGCGGGCACGATATCGATATCAGTTATTTCGATTAAAACGACATTCATTCTACTGGATGGTAAATTCGACTTCAGTTTCGTTTGATGCAGATTGCTCTTACTTGTAGTAGTTTACTGTTCTGTCAAAGGAATGGTAATTTAGTTTGATTCGTTCTTGGGATCTAAAGATGAAAATTTTGTatagttcttttttattttatattttccctGTAACTGATTAAATTGCTGTAGTTTATGATTGctgaaaaatgaataaaatcaagGCAAAATTTTATTCGCTTGTTAGAAACACTGGAAACTCACACCCAATAACTTTTGAAACATTATTGAAGATGAAATTTGAGACAAATAACCGTTTCAAAACATGTTCATTataagaaataattttaaggAGTTGGATTCTTTGGATACAACTGTACTAATACAACTGGATACAACTGTTTGGGCTTTTTGTCTGATTGTGAGCGtatttttgaacatttgtTACAGCTCTTGATGATCTTTGTCATGTAGTCATTACGGCCTCGACACTTATTTCTCATACTATAAAATCGACTACTACATCATTTAAATAAACCTCTTGAAGTAGTTGTTTTATtctcaacaaaataaaaccaaatacAATTATATAACTATGTAACGCACTGTAGCATTTAGTATTACTGATGAAAGGCATTGACAGCCTCAAACAGAGTGCGAGGATCACGTACGTTAAAGTTCACACAACAAGGGCTacttttttcacttttaatGCTTTTATAAGGAAACATCAATACCGTAGCGGAATCCGGAAGATACCGACATTTATGCTTTGGGCGCATTGCTTCAACCACGCAACTACCACCACTAGGCCCGCTCTAGTGGTCGTGTGTTCAGCCATGCGTTAATGGCATGGCCTTCGTGCTTAGTGTGCGACTGTGTGCACCATTGTCCAGCGAGACGAAGGTAAAGAAAGCAGTGGCAGGTAAATGCAGCCAGCATATTCCGAAAGTGGCCAAAAATGTTGCGGGAGGGAAAAACGCAATTAACGCAATATAGAAAACAAACGTACACACATCACCGGCGCGAACGTGTCCGTGTGCCCCCAGCGAAGGCCTAGGCGGAATGTGGCCGCCCCGAGGGTGCGTGTACGCCGTGCATGCGGGTTCGCGGTAGTTACTTTCTCCGCAAATACTCGTTTTTCGGAGACGCGACTCCGCACACCAGTGTTACCATCGCGGTGGTGGTAAACCAAACGCGGAGGTGGCCGCTTGGTTTGTTGAAGAAATTtagtaggaaaaaaaagcgaacctCAACACCGCCGTAATATGGACTGCTGCAAACCGGTCATGCGTGTACTTCATGCAGGGGTCCCCGAGTTGGCGTCGAAACGATAGGTTCAATCATTCGTAAAGAAGATGCCCATTGCAACGGTTTGTTCTGGACGAAGCAAACGAACGCAACGTACCGCCTGAGTCAAATTTATGG
The Anopheles moucheti chromosome 2, idAnoMoucSN_F20_07, whole genome shotgun sequence genome window above contains:
- the LOC128299172 gene encoding 3-hydroxy-3-methylglutaryl-coenzyme A reductase; amino-acid sequence: MRLGRLFRAHGEFCASHPWEVIMLLVSATACVLSIDRNNNVAQTADDAEQLRTCTSWRYGQRTVDGGLCEEPARNIIDIILMMIVRCTAILYIYYHFRHLHKLGSKYILGLAALFALFSSFIFTTTVLNILGCEISDLKDALFLFLLLIDLSRAGILAQLALCGANQSEVTTNIARGMEVFGPAMSLDTLVEALVIGVGTLSGVQRLELLSGFAVLSALVNYIVFMTFYPACLSLILELTHNGRNGQQLNGEVLIKHMLLQEDCKPNPVVQRVKVIMSSGLFVVHVLSRFPTSDKESDAAEQIIASRAHEHLAAMNKTDTSELSEMIMHLLSFSLEQIFTYILIVTLGAKFLLFDRYHLSDHLIHAVANEQEVAAAVALNETRQQIQGAAPVTTPPVTFTLAETVMVEEKATQSELSLIGGGRFGRKVRKHTLVEQNAEGEQMLAPASDDDEELFDSEEDEVEREPRPLEECVQILQYDGHGKRLTDREVEMIVRGCRNICPLYKIEKIIDDAERGVRLRRCMLLKDAGCNSGLLKDLPYLNYDYSKVMDACCENVIGYVPIPVGFAGPLLLDGKKYFVPMATTEGALVASTNRGCKALSVCGVTSYCEDIGMTRAPCVRFPNVLLAAQAKRWMESDVNFQRIKKAFDSTSRYARLQDLYIAMDGPVLYIRFRAFTGDAMGMNMLSKGTEKALREIQSVFPEMVIISLSGNYCSDKKSAAINWIKGRGKRVVCETIVPADKLAQIFRTNARTLVQCNKLKNMTGSAVAGSIGGNNAHAANMVTAIFIATGQDPAQNVTSSNCSTNMETCGETGEDLYITCTMPSLEVGTLGGGTGLPGQGACLNLLGVRGSHPTNPAENSKQLARIICATVMAGELSLLSALVTSDLVNSHMRHNRSSVAINPNLHLAASAIVTAAKEGEAGTSS